The genomic stretch CTTCGAGCAAAGGGTCGCTCTATACCATGAAGATCCTCGCAGGGCGGCGGCTGAGCTGATTACAGCACTGTCAAAGAGCTACCCCCTTGGATACGACGCAAAATTAAACCTGCGAGCTTACGACCTCGAATCTCGGTACCGGGAACTTGCATTGAAGGCATGTGACATCATCGATCTGGCGAATTTGCCAGAAGACGACCGTCATTTGGCATCGCGCGAGTTGGAATTGCGGCGACTATATGTTGCATTGAGAATGCATGTTGAAGTCCATGCCACCGAGGAGGTCAACGACGAAACACTGTTGGCTTTGGAATCTCGTCGCACACCAGAGTGGGGAGATGGATTTACAACAAACGAGGATGCCGAGAAGTCGATCTCCCTGGGTGAGCGCCTCGCTGCGGTAAAGCGACTTGTTGTCCTTGGCGACCCCGGAGCAGGCAAGAGTACTCTCCTTCGCTGGATTGCGACAGCATACTTGTTGCGCTTGCAGAATGCGCCTGACTGGAGCGAGCTCCCAGACATAGCTAGCCTACCGGATGCGGACTGGCTCCCTATCCTGATTCGGTGTCGAGATTTGCCTGCTAATGCTGGCACGCTGGAGGAAATGCTGCATCATAGTTTGCGAAAGAGCGAGCTAAGTGAAACGCAGTGTGAGCAATTGAAAGAACTTCTGCGATCCAAGGTCGAGGGAGGGACGGCGCTCTTGCTTGTGGATGGACTTGACGAGATCACTGAGCCGGCGGCCCGCATGCGCTTTGCTGCGCAACTGGAGCAGGTGCATCGCGCATTTCCCGATGCCCCGATGGTAGTCACGTCGCGAATTGTTGGTTACCGCGAAATGGGCTACAAAATTAGGAGTGGCTTTGAACATCTAACGGTTGCCGATCTGACAGCTACGGACAAGGATGACTTTGCCCAGCGGTGGTGCGATTTAACTGAGCGACCAGACCGGCGAGTCGACGCCGCACGTGAATTATCGCAGGACATTCACTCAAGCGATCGAATTGAACGCTTGACTGGAAACCCTATGCTCCTAACAACAATGGCTTTGGTCAAGCGCAAGATTGGCCGATTGCCTCAGAGGCGTGTAGATCTATACGAAAAAGCGGTGGAGGTACTACTAAATTGGCGCAGTGCAGTGGATGCTGCCCTGGATCCCCGAGAAGCATTGCCACAACTGGAGTATTTGGCTCACGCCATGTGCGCTGACGGCGTGCAGCAACTTCGAGAAGATCAAGCTCTGGAACTGTTGAGACAAGTCAGAAACAATTTCCCGCACATTCATGCATTGCAGCAGCATTCCCCAGAAGATTTTCTTCGGCTGCTTGAGCGCCGGACCGGACTTCTCATGCAAAGCGGGCATAAGCGCCACAATGGGCTAAGTGTGCCGGTTTACGAGTTTAGACACCTCACGCTTCAGGAGTACTTGGCGGGAATTGCATTGGTTCAAGGCCATTATCGTGGCCGCGACAAAAGCCAGCGTCTTGAAGATGTAATTGCACCGCTTGCCGGTGAGGTTGGCCAGTTTTTTTCACAGGGCACAGGAGAGCCTGATGTCGCCGTTGTCGAAAACTGGCGCGAGCCTTTGCGCCTATGTGTCGCTGCGTGTAACGATGACATCGTCGACAGCGCAATCTTGGCAATTCTGCGTCCCCTGCCCGGGGAGACGGGAACAGCGCGGGCACGGCTGATCCTAGCGGCTCTCTGTTTGGCCGATGAGCCGAATGTCAGTACTGAAGTCGGCGAGATCGTACTTAATGCTGTCCCGGAGTGCGTTGAGGAGATGGACGGAAACGGTCTAGGCCTTAGAACTGGACTTGGTATTGCCGCACACAGCATTTCGCAATCTCGATGGGCGACGGCACTAAAAGACAACCTTCTCGACGCATTTCTTAAGAATTCCATAGACACAAGAAGTAGCTGTGGTGGTCTCTACGGTGAGATTAGTATTGATCGGCTCGACGCCGACGCTAATTTAGATACAGTGTTATCGAATTACGTTGACCGGCTGCGCACGTGCGATGAACGCGAAGCAGCTGGAATTAGCCTCACGGTAATGGTCCTAGCATATGAAAATAAAAACTGCAGAAGGAAGGGGTTAGCGGATGCTCTTCTCCGGCGAGTGTCGTCTGAGAATCCCGCCGTTAGTCATGCAGCAGCTTGGGCGCTCGGATGGATGAGTACGACCGGCGCGTTTCCATGGAAGGCCACCAAGCGGCAACTCACGCGTCTAATTGATGCTCTTTCGAACTCGAGGTGTGACACTGAGGCGGTCTATTGGATAGCTAAGGTACTTCGGCGCGCTCGATATGCGGAGGGCTGCGACGCATTGATAAGCTACCTTCCTATCAGCCATCCTCGGACTCGCGCAGAAATTCTAGAAACACTGGGCAAACTCAGCGGTGGTCGCATTGAGGCCGTAGCGCAACACTATGTGCGAGACTCCTCGGAGAAGGTTCGTCGAGCGGCCATGTTTGCGCTGAGCTGTGGTTGTGCGGATGATATCGATCAGAAACTCATGCGCGATCGTCGGCTCGCCGAGACCTTCAAGTCAGGACGCGACCCGGCTGCGTCCATCTCCTTAGAGACCGTAAAAGATATTTCGCGGGGGCTTGCCCTATCGGAAATCGAGACAGTGGAACGGCTCAAAAGACTTTCGGAAAAGTTCGACCTTAAATTGAAATTAACTAAGGCCGTTAGAGAGAAATTGGAGATTCGACATTGAGTCGGTTGACCGGCTCAGAATGTCACGCTTCGACTACCTCGCAGAGTGGCCGAAGCGTGAGTTTTGAAATCGATCACGGACCGACGGTGTAACGTAGAGCTGGTCAAAGACAGTTTCAGCGCAGAGCGATCGCGCCTTTTCCATCGCCTCGGCGCTGCACCTGCCAGCGGCCGTTTGACCCCAGCATCCATCCGCGCGAACTACACCGTTGCTTCACCCACTGCCCCGACGCAGCCATTGTTGAAGATCGTCCTTTCAGCGAAGGGCCTGCGGCCGCTTACGGGTGACGAACTGACATCTGAATGTGCGAGCTAGTGCCGTGGCGAACGACTCTTCCTGGCCGACTGCCGTCCCACATGGTGGGCGAAAAGCGACCCAGGCTGTGTGGAAACCTGATGAAATTCCACTGCGATGCGTGACCGCTGACCGGAGCGGCGCGTTTGACTGCCTTTGCGGTCATCACGGCGACAACGAGGAAGTGAGCCCTGTGAGATGCCTTTGGGACGAGTTTAAGGGCTTTGTTTCAGGATCTGGTTGACAAGCGCCAGAAGCAGATCGAAGAGAGCATCCAGCGGTATCCTTACCTTCGGTGAAGTTGCGATCGCGTGTATTGACTGTAAGCGCTCGGCAAACCCGTCTTGACGGGTGGAGCTAGCGGACGATCGCAGTCGGTTGCCAGCGATGCGGCAGCAGTGTCTCGACTTCACTCGCTCTGTGCGTCGGCAACCGCGTGAGGATGTCCTTCAGATAGGCGTGCGGGTCGTGCCCGTTGAGTTGTGCCGAGCGTATCAGGCTCATGATGGCGGCAGCGCGTTGACCTGCTCGCAGCGAGCCGGCGAACAGCCAGTTGCCTCTGCCGATGGCCCATGGACGTATCTGGTTTTCGACCCAGTTGTTATCAATGGGCACGAGCCCATCGTCGAGATAGCGCGTGAGCGCCTCCCATCGTTTGAGGCTGTAATCCAGCGCTTTCGCAATCGCCGAGCCCTCCGAAACCAGCTTTCGCTGTACCACCATCCATTCGTAAAAGGCGTCGCACACTGGTTTGGCCAGACTCTGACGTCGCCTTCGGCGTGCTTCGGCATCCAGCACGGCCGCGTCGCGTTCGATTTCGTAAAGCCTGGCGAAGTAAGGCAGAGCCTGCCCGGCGATCTGGCTGCTGTGATTGGCGTGCAGATCGAAGAACTTGCGCCTCGCGTGCGCCGCACAGCCAATTTCAGTGATGCCTTGCTGGAATCCCGCCTTGTACCCGCTGTAATCGTCGCAAACCAGCTTGCCCTGCCAGCCGGCAAGGAAGGTGCGGGCGTGTTCGCCCGCACGGCTGTTGGCGAAGTCATAGACCACGCCGCGCAGTGTGCTGAACTGCGCCGGTGTATACGCCCAGAGGTAGGCCCTGTGCGTCTTGCCCGAGCCAGGACTGAGCATCTGCACCGGCGTCTCGTCTGCGTGCAGTACACCCTGTTGCAGGATTTCCTGATGGAGCGCGTCGACCAGCGGTTGCAGCTGCACGCCGCACATGCCGACCCAGGCGCCCAGTGTCGAACGCGGTATCGCGAGACCCGCGCGCGCAAAGATCTGTTCCTGACGATACAGGGGCAAGTGATCCGCGTATTTGTTGACCAGCACCGACGCCAGCAGTCCCGTGGTGGGGATGCCCTTGTCAATGACGTGTGCGGGCACCGGCGCCTGAATCAGCGTTTCGCAGTTCTTGCACACCCACTTTCCACGGATATGCCGCTCAACCGTGAAGACGCCTGGCGTGTAATCCAGCTTCTCGCTGACGTCCTCGCCAATCCGTACACGCTCGCAGCCACACTGGCACACGTTGCTATCGGGCTCGTGATGGATCTCTGTGCGCGGCAGCTGTGCTGGCAGCGCTGCGCGTTTAGGCTGCTGGCGCGACGGGTCGGCGGGAGTGTCCGGCTTAAGCTGCTCGAGTTCCAGTTCGATGGCGACCAGATCCGCGTCGATCGCTTCATCCAGCAGGTTCATCTGCTCGCTGCCCAACTGTTCGCTGCGCCGGCCGAACTGCTGGCGCTTCAGGATCGAGATCTCATGAGTCAACTGGTCGATACGGGTCTGCCGGTAACGCAGTTCCCGTTCCTTCTCGTCGACCTCCCGGGTCTTGTCCTGAAGCTCCCGTTCTCTCTCCTGGACCTGGGCAATCAGTTGCTCTGCAAGCGTGCGCAACTGTTCCGGGCTGAGGGCGTTGAGATCGGCGGGCAGGTTCATGCAGGCCAGTCTGCCAGAACCCCAGACACCGTGGAAGCGCAACAGTTTTCGTCCCTGCTGGCCTCATACGACGCGGATCACACCGTTCGGGCCGATGCGCTGCCACGGCAAGCCCACCACCAGACCTGCGAGTTGTTCCTGCGTGAGCGCATGATGCTTCGGTTCGCTACCAGAGTGAGGCCACACGAACTGCCCCTCGTTCAGCCGTCGCGACGCCAGCCAGATGCCAATACCGTCGTGGACCAGCACCTTCAGGCGGTTGGCCCGCCGGTTGGCGAACAGGTACGCATGGTGCGGGTGCGCAGCACCAAAGACCTTGACGACACGCGCCAGCGCCGTATCGAAGCCGGCGCGCATGTCCAGCGGATCGACCGCCAGCCACACCTCATCGATGCGGATCACACGAGCCACTCACGCAGCCAGGCAGCGCATTGTGCTGCCTCTGATGTCGGCCAGCTAACCGTTATCGACTGATCTCCACGATGAATCTCGATGCGGATCTCAGACGATTGTGGACTCGGTGTTGTCAATGCCACTGGCACAAAGGCTGGCAGCGACGGTGGTGTGGCTGGCGGGCGGCCCAACGGTCTTCTGGGAAGTCGACCTTCTGCCTGATCGATCCAGCGTCGAAGCAAATTCGCATTGAGCCTGTGTTCCAGCGCGACCGCCGCAACCGATACGCCGATTCCCTGACAGGTCGCTACAACCTTGGCCTTGAACTCCTCGCTGTAGCGTTGACGACGACGACGCTCCGGGAGTGATTCCGATTCGATAGTGTTCACGTGTCCGCTTATTTGTTAAGTGGACACGATACTCCCAAGCGCTACAGCCAGACTCAAGATGGGTTTGCCGAGCGCTTACTATTGACTGCCTTGAACTTGCTGCCGTCAATGGCCACCAGTGCTTGCGAGAACAGCTTCAGCTCACGGCACAGCATCACGAAACGGCGGCACACGCTGCGAATGCCAGTGCCGTTGTCACAGCGGAAGTCAGCTGTGGCGCCAAACGTCCCGTGAGCCACATCAATTCTACGTTGCGCTGACATTCACGTTCCAGCCGGCGGCTCGACTGGACCCGATTCAGGTAGCCGTAGATATAGATCTTCAGCAGCACGCCCGGATGATAGGACGGACGACCAGTAATCGGCATCGCGCCATCGAAGCCCATTGATGCAAGGTCAAGCTCTTCAACAACGCCTCGATGATTCTGACCGGATTGTCCTCAGCGACGAAGTCATCTAGGCACTCCGGAAGCAACGTCACCTGCTTGCGATCTTCACCTTCAATGAATCGCTTCATCCGATCACCCATGCTGAATGAGTTAATCCAGTTTAGGTGATCAGCGTGTTTTCACACAAGCTCGACCCTTATCAGCCGTCCGGTCGGCGGAACTCGGGTGGCAGTTCCGACCCGATACCGGTCATCCATCGACTCGTGAGCTGACAGCGGCGCGCCCTCGCGACGATCCACCGAACCGCTCCTACTTACGCGTGGTATAGAAGCAAACATCAAGGTGCGACAGAAGTACAACCCAGATGGTTCGCGATGCAGCTGTGGATGATGGGACGCTCTTGACAGACCGAACCCTTCGGATGGCGATGGAAGCGCGCCGTTAGCGGATTTGCGCGCGCGGCACACGCGCGCCCCGAGCTTCAGGTAAGCACGACCCGCAAGAATATACGCAGTCGCGCCGACCTCGCAGGAATCGAGCGCGGCTTGCAACGCGAGTTATCCAGATCGAAGGTGCCCCGGCGCAATTCACCATGCTCACCAAATCTAAGCGACGCCCGGCACGTCTCATGAGCGATATCGCTCAATGATCTCGAACAGTCGCTGACACGATGTAGCGAGGTGCTGTTCAGGAGCGGTAGCCACCCCGAGCAAAAGGCCAGGTAAAGTCCAGGAAGGATTCGCGAACCACACGGACAATGGCGATGGCGCCATGCCAACGGTCATCGCTTCACGAACGATCCGCACGTCTGGTGCGCCGTCGGGAAGTCGGAGAAGTACTGCCAGGCCGGCGTTGACCCACTCCGCGTTGCGCATCCGCAACTGCTCGCATAGTGCGTCACGCTGGGCGGAATATAGACGCTTGAGCCGACGCACGCGCCGGATGTAGTGGCCGTCACGCATAAATTGAGCCGTGGCGAGTTGAATTACTGGTGATGGTGCGGGAGCAAGTGTTGCGGCAACCTCGGAGAATGCGTTGGCGAGTTCGGTCGGCGCCACGACGAATCCAAGCCGCAGGGCGGGGCTAACAGTTTTGCTGAAAGAACCGATGTGGATGACCCGTTTGCCCTCGCCCAGTGACGCCATGGCGGGTGCCGCCCTACCTTGCAGTTGTAGCTCGCCAAGGTAGTCATCTTCAATGATCCAGGCGCCGCTCGAAGCCGCCCACTCAAGCAGCTGAAGACGTCGCCTCAACGACAGGGTCGAGCCCAAGGGGGCCTGTTGACCGGGTGTCAAGACGGCTAACGCAGCGTCCGCGGCCTTCTCGATACCATAGTCTACGTTGAGACCGTCTGCATCTACCGGTATTGGCACGATATTCAAGCGAGCGAGCTCCAACCCTTTCCGCGTGACCATGAAACCGGGCTCTTCCATCCAGACTTTCTTTCCATCCAAACCTAACACCCGCAGTGCCAGGCCTAAGCCGGAGCTGTATCCCGAAGTGACAAACACCTGCTCAGGGTGGCAGTGGAAGTTTCTGGCAATGGAGAGATTGCCCGCGATTTCCCTGCGCAGTTCGAATTCCCCTCTTGGATCCGGATAGAGCAGGGACGATAAACATCCCGTTTTCAGTAGATTGGAAGAGCGCGCCCGTGAAAAAAGCTTCTCCGGTAGCCCCTCAAACGCCGGAATACCCAGCTGAAAGATCGCCGGTCCAGCGTTCATCTCCTCATAAGCCCGCATAAACGCTCCGAGCCGCGGCGCTTTGGGTAGCGTTGCCGCCACGCGGAGCCGCGGGGCCACGCGGGTGCCCCCTGCCCCGAATGTTTCGATCATCTGCGCGTCGGACAACCGTTCATATGCCGCTTGAACCGTTCCGCGCGCCACGCCGAGTTGCGCGGCCAGGTCCTGCCACGAAGGCAGTCGGGTGCCAGGAGCGAGCACACCTGACTCTATGGCCCTACTGATGCTCTCACGAATTTGTTCTGCCAAGGAAAGCTTCGCTGTCCGGTCCAGCTGAATCTGCAAGTCCGAATCCATGTTCTTAGTACACACAAAAGTGGGTGATCTTGGTTCTTCTGTTCGTACCATCGATGGTACAGAATAATCACACCATCATTCATATCAATGTAAGGCCAACGCGGAGATAGCTGGTCATGATCACTCGTCCGATTCTGTCTGCGTTTTGCGCAAAAGCCGATGCATGTGGAAGGTACGCGGCAGGACCCGCCAATCTGATCCTGAACAGGCGCTTGACGCCGCCATTGCCTCTGTGAAGCGGCGGGAGAAAGAGGAGTGAATATCCTGCATATCGATTGCAGCCCGCGACCGGAGTCGCACAGTCGACAGTTGTCGGCGGCGGTCGTCGAAAGGCTTCTCACGATCGCCCCCGACGCGCATATTCGCCGCCGGGATCTGGGAGATGAACCGATACCTCATCCCGGGGCCGCCTATGCCACCGCGCTCTCGACGCCCGCGTCGCTGGCCGCAGCAGGGCGGTCCGCCGACGCGGTATTTCTGGCCGAGCAGCTCATACAAGAGGTCGAGCGTTCCGATGTCATCGTCATCGGAGCACCGATGAACAACTTCACGGTGCCGTCTGTCCTGAAGGCGTGGATCGATCAGATCCTCCGTGTCGGTCGCACGATGAAGTCCACACCGGCTGGGAAGGTCGGATTGCTTCGGGACCGTCCAGTATTCGTCGGGATCGCTTCGGGTGGTGTATTCACGGGCGATCGAGCCAATCAACCGGATTTCCTTACGCCCTATCTGACCGCTGTACTCGGCTGCATCGGCCTCAATACAGTCCATTACCTGCCGTTGCAGGCCACAGCTTTCATCGATGATGCTCGCGCGGCCGAACTTCGCCGCTCGCTCATCACCACGATCGAACCGGCGATGGCAAGCCTCGTGCGCTGCCCCGTTTGAGCAGACGAAAATCAGTAATTTAATAGGATGAATATTATGACAAGGATTACTACCTGAAAACTGTTCGCGATGCCGGCTACACGGATGCGTGTTCGATCCCGAGAAGGACTTCCCCGCTGTTGCGCCTGCTGGCTCGATCTGACGGTGTATCCACCATTTCCAGATGCCCCCTGGAGGTTGATACGAGCATGTTACCAAAGCCCGGATGCCAACAATTCTTGGGAGCCCATTCGTGCTTACCGATAAGGTTTCAATGATGAGCGATGCCCGGCCATGCAAAACCAACGTTCGCCCTTACACATCTCAATCGTGGAGAAGCTGTCGTCGACGACAATCAGCATACGCTGGAGCGATCCCTGTCTGGGTCATTACGCGAATCAGATCTGGGGTATTGGTCTCGCGCGCGCGGATGCTATTTGTGCGCTGTCCGGTAAGCCGATACGCCACGGGGATTCGATATTTCGTCCGCGCGTATATCAATCGCAAGTGCCCATCAATCGCCATCGGATGATTCTAGCTTCCGCAGTGTCTGGCTATCTCCAGATACCATCACGTTAAAAGGTACTAAAGTATGAGCACGTCACGAAAGGTTGTCGTCGTTACCGGCGCGTCTCGCGGGATTGGCGCTGCGATCGTTCGGGCATTTCGCGAGCTCGACTATGCCGTCGTTGCAACGTCACGTTCGATCAGGCCGTCGGACGACACGAACGTCCTGACGGTGCCCGGTGATATCGGTGATCGGGCCGTCGCGCAGCGCGTCATTGCCGAACGCATCGCCCGATTTGGCCGGATCGACACTCTGGTGAACAACGCAGGCATTTACATCGGAAAGCCTTTCACCAAACACACCTCCGAAGACTACGCTGCTGTGATGGACGTGAATATGAGGGGCTTCTTTTACATCACGCAACTCGCCATTGCCGAAATGGAGAGGCATTCGAGTGGTCACGTGGTTAACGTGACCGCCAGCATCGCCGACACTGCTTACACCGGCGTGTATTCCGTACTGGCAGCGCTGACTAAGGGCGGTCTGAATGCCGCTACAAAGTCGCTCGCGATCGAATACGCGCGGAAGGGGATTCGCGTGAATGCTGTTGCGCCCGGAATCATCAAATCGCCGATGCACGCGCCGGAGACTCATGATGCACTCCGGGCGTTTAATCCGCTGGGACGCGTGGGGGAGATGAGCGATATCGCCGACGCGATTCTCTTTCTTGATTCCGCACCGTTTATCACAGGACAGATCCTGCGCGTCGACGGCGGGCAAAGTGCCGGCCGCTGAGATGCGCCGACGCTGATTGCGAAGCAGGAAGCAAGTGGCGCTCAATCATCCAATTTTCACGTGCAGGCTGGCGCAATAGCCCAATCACATTCCGATCTTTCCTGTGCTGAGGCCTAACGGAGTCCTATGTCCCAAGTCGACTGGCTGAGTCACCTGTTGCAAATGATCACCATCACCGGCCGGCTGGAGGTCCGTTGCACCTACGGTGCGCCATGGCGTGTGGCGTGGGCCGAGTCGGCAGCGAATGAGATCCCCTACCACGTCGTGCTCAAGGGACGGGCCGTCGTTGAGAATCCGGAGACAGGGACGGCTAGAGAGCTGGTCGGCGGCGACATCGTGCTAATGCCACACGGATCGGCGCACGTTCTGCACGACGGCAGCGGACGTGCCCCTGGGCTTACTTACGAACGCGAAGGTTCTGCTGGGTTGATGCTCAGCGAGAATGACGGCACGGGCGATCATCTGGACATGTTGTGCGGGCGATTTTTCATTGCGCCGCCACATGATCGGCTGATTCGCAATTACCTGCCTACAGATCTGGTGGTACGGACCATGAATGACGATGGTGAAAAAGGTATCGGGTCCGCTTCGAATCAGCTCGCCAGTTTCGTGGGGCTGATGCGCGAGGAGTCCACGGGCGAGAAGGTGGGCGGATACGCGATCCTCAACGCGCTCAGTTCGGCGCTGTTCACCCTCGTACTGCGCGAGGCGAGCGAATCCGAACAGGCCCCCGCAGGCTTGTTGGCGCTTGCAGGTCATCCACGACTGGCTCCGGCCATTTCAGCCATGTTCTCCGATCCCGCTAGATCCTGGAGTTTGCCTGATCTGGCAGGCTTGTGCAGCATGTCACGCGCCACCTTCATGCGGCACTTCCAGGACACGCTCGGGCGCTCGGCCATTGACTTGCTGACTGATATCCGCATCAGCCTGGCTGCAAACGAGCTGAAGAATTCGACGATGAGCACCGAGGCGGTCGCCGAATCGGTAGGGTACCAGTCCGTATCTTCATTCCGGCGCCTGTTCGCCGAGCGGATGGGAATGACGGCTGGTGAATGGCGCCGTCTGGCGCGCAAGTGCCAGTAAGTAGCCGCGAACCCTCGCTTCGCTTTCCGTGTGAAGCGTGGATGAGGCGTTAGAAGTGTCGGTGCGGATGGCCGCTCATTTGCGCGGGCGACCCTCGACGCGTTCGTCTATACCTGAACCTCGATCCCGATGAGACAACATGCCTCCGTTCCGTGTTTTGAAGTGGAGGATGAATCGTCTGCGTTCACTTGATCCTTTTGGACATTTTATTGAGCAAATGCAGGCGTGAAATTGCTTTCGCGTGAGCCTAAATTAGAGGCTCCTAACCACCTGATGAAGACCTCGCACCGAAAGCACTCGTGCACCACAACCCCTCTTCGCACCCATAGGAATCCCCATGAACAATGGAACCAACATGACCAACGCAGTCATCGAATGCATCCTGAGCCGGAGCGCCGCCAAGTATTACGATCCCGCTGCTACCTTGAGCGACGACCAGATCCGCGATCTGGTGCGGATCGGCACCAGTGCGCCGACATCCTTCCACTTGCAGAACTGGCGCTTCATCGCCGTACGCACGCCTGAAGCCAAGGCACGGCTGAGTCCGATCGCCTGGAACCAGCCCGCAGTCACCGATGCGGCTGTTACCTTCATCGTCTGCGGCCAGCTGGTCGATACGAGCGTCATACCGGAGCGCCTGGCCCCACTGGTGAAAGCTGGCGTCATGCCGGCCGCGATGGTGCCGGAATGGGAAAACCCCGCGCGCGATCTGTACATGGCGTATCCGCAGCGCCGGCGCGACGAAGCCGTCCGCACCGCTACCTTTGGCGCAGCGGCGATGATCTATGCAGCCCGCTCACTGGGCCTGGGTTCGACGCCGATGATCGGTTTCGATGCCGAAGCGGTGCACCGCGAGTTCGGGCTGGCCGCGGACGAAGTGCCCGTCCTGCTGTTGTCCGTCGGAACGGAGCGACCTGGAAACTGGGCACAGAAGCCACGCCGTCCCGTGGCCGATGTGTTAGCGCTCGTATAAATGCGTCGTCGCGGCGGCGATCGCATGGATCGACAAGCGGCCGCGAAAACGGGAGGCAAGAGCAAGTACCTTCTATTTGAAGACCTGACCAGCTTCGACCCGAGGTCAGGCAGGAAGTAAGCCGAGGGAATGGTTTTCACATGAACTTTCCCCAACCAGTAAACCCGTAACTTATAGAGACTATGATGACAAGGACTACTATCTTAAATCAGGACCAGGTACCGAACGATTCGAAGCCGACACTCGATGCGTTCACCAAGAATATCGGATTCACTCCGAATATGATGGCGGCCTTCGCGCAGAGCCCGATCGCGTTCAATGCGTGGGCGACCCTGCTCGGCTCCTTGAGCAAGGCACTTGACGTGAAGACGCGTGACAGCATCGGCCTGGCTGTCTCCGAAGTGAACGGGTGCAACTACTGCCTGACGGTTCACAGCTTTACGGCTGAGCACATGGCGAAGCTGCCGGCCGATGAAATCATTCTCGCCCGGAAGGGTCACGCAACCGATCCGAAACGGGACGCCGCCGTCCAGTTTGCGCGCAAAGTCATCGAAACCCGAGGCCGGGTCAGTGACGCCGATCTGAAAGCTGTTCGCGATGCCGGCTACACGGATGCAAACGTGATGGAGGTCGTCGCGCTGGTGGCCATGTACTCCCTGACGAACTTCTTCAATAACGTGTTCGATCCCGAGAAGGACTTTCCCGCTGTCGCACCGGCGGGCTCGATCTGAACTCTATTCACCCGATTGAGGCTGTCCGCGTTCGTCCGTGAGAAAGCCTCTAGGGCGAACAGTTCTGCCCTCC from Paraburkholderia hospita encodes the following:
- a CDS encoding FMN-dependent NADH-azoreductase, translating into MNILHIDCSPRPESHSRQLSAAVVERLLTIAPDAHIRRRDLGDEPIPHPGAAYATALSTPASLAAAGRSADAVFLAEQLIQEVERSDVIVIGAPMNNFTVPSVLKAWIDQILRVGRTMKSTPAGKVGLLRDRPVFVGIASGGVFTGDRANQPDFLTPYLTAVLGCIGLNTVHYLPLQATAFIDDARAAELRRSLITTIEPAMASLVRCPV
- a CDS encoding DUF3331 domain-containing protein; amino-acid sequence: MQNQRSPLHISIVEKLSSTTISIRWSDPCLGHYANQIWGIGLARADAICALSGKPIRHGDSIFRPRVYQSQVPINRHRMILASAVSGYLQIPSR
- a CDS encoding SDR family NAD(P)-dependent oxidoreductase: MSTSRKVVVVTGASRGIGAAIVRAFRELDYAVVATSRSIRPSDDTNVLTVPGDIGDRAVAQRVIAERIARFGRIDTLVNNAGIYIGKPFTKHTSEDYAAVMDVNMRGFFYITQLAIAEMERHSSGHVVNVTASIADTAYTGVYSVLAALTKGGLNAATKSLAIEYARKGIRVNAVAPGIIKSPMHAPETHDALRAFNPLGRVGEMSDIADAILFLDSAPFITGQILRVDGGQSAGR
- a CDS encoding AraC family transcriptional regulator translates to MSQVDWLSHLLQMITITGRLEVRCTYGAPWRVAWAESAANEIPYHVVLKGRAVVENPETGTARELVGGDIVLMPHGSAHVLHDGSGRAPGLTYEREGSAGLMLSENDGTGDHLDMLCGRFFIAPPHDRLIRNYLPTDLVVRTMNDDGEKGIGSASNQLASFVGLMREESTGEKVGGYAILNALSSALFTLVLREASESEQAPAGLLALAGHPRLAPAISAMFSDPARSWSLPDLAGLCSMSRATFMRHFQDTLGRSAIDLLTDIRISLAANELKNSTMSTEAVAESVGYQSVSSFRRLFAERMGMTAGEWRRLARKCQ
- a CDS encoding nitroreductase family protein, translating into MNNGTNMTNAVIECILSRSAAKYYDPAATLSDDQIRDLVRIGTSAPTSFHLQNWRFIAVRTPEAKARLSPIAWNQPAVTDAAVTFIVCGQLVDTSVIPERLAPLVKAGVMPAAMVPEWENPARDLYMAYPQRRRDEAVRTATFGAAAMIYAARSLGLGSTPMIGFDAEAVHREFGLAADEVPVLLLSVGTERPGNWAQKPRRPVADVLALV
- a CDS encoding carboxymuconolactone decarboxylase family protein, with translation MTRTTILNQDQVPNDSKPTLDAFTKNIGFTPNMMAAFAQSPIAFNAWATLLGSLSKALDVKTRDSIGLAVSEVNGCNYCLTVHSFTAEHMAKLPADEIILARKGHATDPKRDAAVQFARKVIETRGRVSDADLKAVRDAGYTDANVMEVVALVAMYSLTNFFNNVFDPEKDFPAVAPAGSI